From one Pseudomonas sp. S35 genomic stretch:
- a CDS encoding acetyl-CoA C-acyltransferase, producing the protein MSDPIVIVSAVRTPMGGFQGDLKGLTAPQLGAAAIRAAVERAGIATDAVDEVLFGCVLPAGLGQAPARQAALGAGLDKSTRCTTLNKMCGSGMEAAILAHDSLLAGSVDVVIAGGMESMSNAPYLLDRARSGYRMGHGRVLDHMFLDGLEDAYDKGRLMGTFAEDCALHNGFSREAQDAFAIASLTRAQDAITHGNFAAEIVPVQVTVGKEQKTILHDEQPPKAKLDKIASLKPAFREGGTVTAANSSSISDGAAALLLMRESEAHKRGLKPLAVIHGHAAFADEPGLFPVAPVGAIRKLMSKTGWTLDEVDLFEINEAFAVVSLVTMSKLEIPHAKVNVHGGACALGHPIGASGARILVTLLSALRQKGLKRGVAAICIGGGEATAMAVECLY; encoded by the coding sequence ATGAGTGATCCCATTGTAATTGTCAGCGCCGTGCGCACGCCCATGGGCGGCTTCCAGGGCGACCTCAAGGGCCTGACCGCGCCACAGCTCGGCGCTGCCGCAATTCGTGCAGCGGTCGAGCGTGCCGGTATCGCCACTGACGCCGTGGATGAGGTGCTGTTTGGCTGTGTACTGCCAGCAGGTCTGGGCCAGGCGCCGGCACGGCAAGCCGCCTTGGGCGCTGGATTGGACAAGTCCACCCGTTGCACCACCCTCAACAAGATGTGTGGCTCAGGCATGGAGGCTGCGATCCTGGCCCATGATTCACTGTTGGCCGGCAGCGTCGACGTGGTGATTGCTGGGGGCATGGAAAGCATGTCCAACGCACCGTACCTGTTGGACCGCGCCCGCAGCGGCTACCGCATGGGCCATGGCCGTGTGCTGGACCACATGTTTCTCGATGGGCTTGAGGACGCCTACGACAAAGGCCGCCTGATGGGCACCTTCGCCGAAGATTGCGCTTTGCATAACGGTTTTAGCCGCGAGGCCCAGGATGCGTTTGCCATTGCTTCCCTGACCCGTGCCCAGGACGCGATCACCCACGGCAACTTCGCCGCCGAAATCGTCCCGGTGCAGGTCACAGTCGGTAAAGAGCAAAAAACCATCCTGCATGATGAACAACCCCCAAAGGCCAAGCTGGACAAGATCGCCAGCCTCAAGCCGGCGTTCCGCGAAGGCGGCACGGTGACGGCGGCCAACTCCAGCTCGATTTCCGACGGTGCGGCGGCGTTGCTGTTGATGCGCGAGTCCGAGGCGCACAAACGTGGGCTCAAGCCACTTGCCGTGATCCATGGGCATGCCGCGTTCGCCGATGAGCCAGGCCTGTTTCCCGTGGCGCCGGTGGGCGCGATTCGCAAGCTGATGAGCAAAACCGGCTGGACGCTGGATGAAGTGGATCTGTTCGAGATCAACGAAGCCTTCGCGGTGGTCAGCCTGGTGACCATGAGCAAGCTGGAAATCCCCCACGCCAAGGTCAACGTGCACGGCGGAGCCTGCGCCCTCGGCCATCCGATTGGCGCCTCGGGAGCACGCATCCTGGTGACGTTGCTCTCGGCCCTGCGCCAGAAGGGCCTCAAACGTGGCGTTGCCGCCATCTGCATCGGCGGTGGTGAAGCCACGGCCATGGCCGTTGAATGCCTGTATTAA
- a CDS encoding alpha/beta hydrolase, producing MNVASERQAVRDAVVMHVSDITLTTKGGPVPVRLYRPAHPGPAQVLMFFHGGGWVAGDLDTHDSFCRVMCEWAGCAVVAVHYARPPEHRFPRAVEDCYAATEWIAHQGPDLGLTPSRMAVAGGGSGGGLAAVICQIARDLEGPDIAFQLLLYPVLDCLARNRSRGQFAEGFGLTSKKLDEYLNHYVPRGIALDHPWLSPARTACFNGLPAALIVTAGCDLLRDEGRAYARRLKKAGVPVRHKEYPGMRHGFINYPSADLQARRAILLCVEALAGHFRRTRTSA from the coding sequence ATGAACGTGGCCAGTGAACGTCAGGCGGTACGCGATGCAGTGGTCATGCATGTAAGCGACATCACGCTCACCACCAAGGGCGGGCCAGTGCCGGTCAGGCTGTATCGGCCGGCGCACCCGGGTCCCGCGCAGGTCCTGATGTTTTTCCACGGGGGCGGCTGGGTCGCAGGCGACCTGGACACCCATGACAGTTTCTGCCGAGTCATGTGTGAGTGGGCCGGCTGCGCAGTGGTGGCAGTGCACTACGCCCGGCCGCCGGAGCATCGTTTTCCCAGGGCGGTGGAAGACTGTTACGCCGCTACCGAATGGATAGCACACCAAGGTCCCGACCTGGGATTGACGCCCTCGCGCATGGCAGTCGCAGGCGGCGGTTCGGGGGGAGGCTTGGCTGCCGTAATTTGCCAGATTGCCAGGGATCTGGAAGGACCCGACATAGCTTTTCAGTTGCTGCTGTATCCGGTACTTGACTGCCTGGCGCGCAATCGGTCCCGAGGGCAATTCGCCGAGGGATTTGGCTTGACCAGCAAAAAGTTGGATGAGTATCTGAACCACTACGTGCCCCGAGGTATTGCGTTGGATCACCCTTGGTTGTCGCCCGCGCGAACTGCATGCTTTAACGGGTTGCCCGCCGCTCTGATCGTTACCGCCGGCTGTGACCTGCTGCGCGATGAAGGGCGTGCTTATGCTCGCCGCCTGAAAAAAGCCGGTGTGCCGGTGCGTCACAAGGAATATCCAGGCATGCGCCACGGTTTTATCAACTACCCCTCTGCGGATCTGCAGGCCAGACGCGCCATCCTGCTTTGCGTCGAAGCGTTGGCGGGCCATTTCAGGAGAACTCGCACCTCTGCATAA
- a CDS encoding acyl-CoA dehydrogenase, producing MLPNDEQLQISDAARQFAQERLKPFAAEWDREHRFPKEAIGEMAELGFFGMLVPEQWGGCDTGYLAYAMALEEIAAGDGACSTIMSVHNSVGCVPILKFGNAQQKEQFLTPLASGAMLGAFALTEPQAGSDASSLKTRARLEGDHYVLNGCKQFITSGQNAGVVIVFAVTDPAAGKRGISAFIVPTDAPGYSVARVEDKLGQHASDTCQILFEDLKVPVANRLGEEGEGYKIALANLEGGRVGIASQSVGMARAAFEAARDYARERESFGKPLIEHQAVAFRLADMATQIAVARQMVHYAAALRDSGKPALVEASMAKLFASEMAEKVCSAALQTLGGYGYLSDFPLERIYRDVRVCQIYEGTSDIQRMVISRNL from the coding sequence ATGCTGCCCAATGACGAACAACTGCAAATCAGCGACGCGGCCCGGCAATTCGCCCAAGAACGTCTCAAACCCTTCGCCGCCGAATGGGACCGCGAGCACCGCTTTCCCAAGGAAGCCATCGGCGAAATGGCCGAACTGGGTTTTTTCGGCATGCTGGTGCCGGAGCAGTGGGGTGGTTGCGACACCGGCTATCTGGCTTATGCCATGGCCCTGGAAGAAATCGCCGCCGGTGATGGCGCCTGCTCGACCATCATGAGCGTGCACAACTCGGTTGGTTGCGTGCCGATCCTCAAGTTCGGCAACGCGCAACAGAAAGAACAGTTCCTCACGCCCCTGGCCAGTGGCGCCATGCTCGGTGCTTTTGCCCTGACCGAACCGCAGGCCGGCTCCGACGCCAGCAGCCTGAAAACCCGCGCGCGGCTCGAAGGCGACCACTACGTGCTCAACGGCTGCAAGCAGTTCATCACCTCCGGGCAAAACGCTGGGGTGGTGATTGTGTTTGCCGTGACCGACCCCGCAGCCGGAAAGCGCGGGATCAGCGCGTTTATCGTGCCCACCGACGCACCGGGCTATAGCGTGGCGCGGGTCGAGGACAAGCTGGGCCAGCATGCGTCCGATACCTGCCAGATCCTGTTTGAAGACCTGAAGGTGCCGGTGGCCAACCGGTTGGGCGAAGAGGGCGAGGGTTACAAGATCGCTCTGGCCAACCTCGAGGGCGGTCGCGTGGGCATCGCTTCGCAATCGGTGGGCATGGCCCGCGCCGCGTTTGAGGCGGCCCGTGACTACGCCCGTGAGCGCGAAAGCTTCGGTAAACCCCTGATCGAACATCAGGCTGTGGCATTCCGCTTGGCGGACATGGCCACGCAAATCGCCGTGGCGCGTCAGATGGTGCATTACGCCGCGGCCCTGCGGGACAGCGGCAAGCCTGCGTTGGTCGAAGCCTCAATGGCCAAGCTGTTCGCCTCGGAAATGGCCGAGAAAGTCTGTTCGGCCGCCTTGCAAACCCTGGGCGGTTACGGTTACCTGAGCGACTTCCCCCTGGAGCGGATCTACCGCGATGTGCGGGTCTGCCAGATTTACGAAGGCACCAGCGATATTCAACGCATGGTCATCTCACGCAATCTCTAA
- a CDS encoding tetratricopeptide repeat protein: protein MSKSRRYAIVGLCALFFIVLITWYFSRSTPVAVAPAIAHGYSKALKQARNGEPGAARVLYQQLGRPDLSDERRAALHAELPNYPSPQALKLADKDLTSDSPRVREAAIHSIMGLVPSGQRTLLLGPLLDDPEQSVRFAAANALLGLSPDTLGLYFGPLQQVLDEFVKTLKAQPETAEGWIQLARLYIHSALLPDAQNALEQAMRLQPDNLQAVVAQIELLDKQGKTDESRQLLARQLAAHPESAYLQNALGLWLLHHGERPYALLGLSKAVELEPENQDYRYDLATTLHAQQELEAAQRQLEEIVQRHPANRKARVLLVNYWKESGQLQNVQVLLAQLEQQNPDDPALQQGL from the coding sequence ATGTCAAAGTCACGCCGTTACGCCATCGTCGGCCTGTGCGCCCTGTTCTTCATTGTGCTGATCACCTGGTATTTCTCACGTTCCACCCCGGTGGCGGTGGCGCCCGCCATTGCCCATGGTTATTCCAAGGCCCTTAAGCAGGCGCGTAACGGCGAGCCTGGCGCCGCCCGTGTGCTGTACCAGCAATTGGGCCGCCCGGACCTGTCCGATGAGCGCCGGGCGGCGTTACACGCCGAACTGCCCAACTACCCGAGCCCGCAGGCCCTCAAGCTGGCGGATAAAGACCTGACCAGCGACTCACCGCGGGTACGCGAAGCCGCGATCCACAGCATCATGGGCCTGGTGCCCAGCGGCCAGCGCACCCTGCTGCTGGGCCCGTTGTTGGATGACCCCGAACAAAGCGTGCGTTTTGCCGCCGCCAATGCCTTGCTCGGTCTGTCACCGGATACCCTGGGGCTGTACTTCGGACCTTTGCAGCAGGTGCTCGATGAGTTCGTAAAGACACTCAAGGCCCAGCCAGAAACCGCCGAAGGCTGGATTCAATTGGCTCGTCTGTATATCCATAGCGCCCTGCTGCCGGATGCGCAGAATGCCCTGGAACAAGCCATGCGCTTGCAGCCCGACAACCTGCAGGCCGTGGTTGCGCAAATCGAATTGTTGGATAAACAAGGCAAGACCGACGAGTCCCGCCAGTTGCTGGCCCGCCAACTGGCGGCGCACCCCGAATCCGCCTATCTGCAGAACGCCCTCGGCCTGTGGCTGCTGCACCATGGCGAGCGGCCTTATGCGTTGCTCGGCCTGTCCAAGGCGGTGGAACTGGAGCCGGAGAACCAGGACTATCGCTACGATCTGGCCACTACCCTGCATGCCCAGCAGGAACTGGAAGCCGCGCAACGCCAATTGGAAGAGATCGTTCAACGCCACCCCGCCAACCGCAAGGCCAGGGTGCTGCTGGTCAACTATTGGAAAGAAAGCGGCCAATTGCAGAATGTCCAAGTGTTGCTCGCGCAACTGGAACAACAGAATCCGGACGACCCCGCACTGCAACAAGGCCTGTAG
- a CDS encoding ATPase domain-containing protein, producing the protein MSTSKELFSEKAATGIEGLDDILSGGLSRSHLFLLEGEPGTGKTTVALHFLQAGAKNGERSLYITLSETERELRQGAKSHGWDLDDHIHIFELTPPESLLNAEHQQSLLYSSDLELGEATRQIFEVVERVKPTRVVIDSLSEIRLLAQSSLRYRRQILAIKHYFVRYDATVLLLDDLTTESLDKTVHSVAHGVIRLEELTPNYGAERRRVRVVKYRGQKYRGGFHDFTIMQDGVHVFPRLVAAEHRGGYNRQTLTSGISEMDSLLGGGIETGSSSLILGPAGTGKSLISMIFAAAAVSRGEKAALFIFDEELGLLFERMKNMGIDLEALQATGNLMIEQVDAAELSPGEFSHRVRRAVDEAGIKTVVIDSINGYQAAMPEENALILHMHELLLYLNRRGAATFMTVAQHGLVGDMQAPVDITYLADTVILLRYFEALGKVRRAISIIKKRTGSHESTIREYRIGSRGLTVGEPLDNFQGVLRGIPTYMGAGSPLLKDEG; encoded by the coding sequence TTGTCTACATCCAAAGAGTTGTTCAGTGAAAAGGCGGCAACCGGCATCGAAGGTCTTGATGACATTCTGTCCGGAGGGCTATCGCGCAGCCACCTGTTCCTGCTGGAAGGCGAACCCGGCACCGGTAAAACCACCGTGGCCCTGCATTTCCTCCAGGCCGGGGCAAAAAACGGCGAACGGTCCTTGTATATCACCTTGTCGGAGACTGAGCGCGAGCTGCGCCAGGGCGCCAAGTCCCACGGTTGGGACCTGGATGACCACATCCATATTTTTGAACTCACCCCGCCGGAAAGCCTGCTCAATGCCGAGCATCAGCAGAGCCTGCTCTACTCCTCGGACCTTGAACTGGGTGAAGCCACGCGGCAGATCTTCGAGGTGGTGGAACGGGTCAAGCCGACCCGGGTGGTCATCGACAGCCTCTCCGAGATCCGCCTGCTGGCGCAGAGCTCGTTGCGTTATCGCCGGCAGATCCTCGCGATCAAACACTACTTCGTACGTTACGACGCCACCGTGCTGCTGCTGGACGACCTGACCACCGAATCCCTGGACAAAACCGTGCACAGCGTCGCCCACGGCGTGATCCGCCTGGAAGAGTTGACGCCGAACTACGGCGCTGAACGCCGCCGCGTACGGGTAGTGAAATACCGTGGCCAGAAGTATCGCGGCGGGTTCCACGACTTCACCATCATGCAGGACGGGGTGCACGTATTCCCGCGCCTGGTGGCGGCCGAACACCGCGGTGGCTACAACCGCCAGACGCTCACCAGCGGCATCAGCGAGATGGACTCACTGCTGGGTGGCGGCATCGAGACCGGCTCCAGCAGCCTGATCCTCGGCCCGGCCGGTACCGGTAAATCGCTGATCTCGATGATCTTCGCCGCCGCCGCCGTGTCACGCGGTGAAAAGGCTGCGCTGTTTATCTTCGACGAAGAGTTGGGTCTGTTGTTCGAGCGCATGAAAAACATGGGCATCGACCTCGAAGCTCTACAGGCCACCGGCAACCTGATGATCGAGCAAGTGGACGCCGCCGAATTGTCTCCTGGGGAGTTTTCCCACCGGGTACGCCGAGCCGTCGACGAGGCCGGCATCAAAACCGTGGTGATCGACAGCATCAACGGTTACCAGGCGGCGATGCCGGAAGAAAACGCGCTGATCCTGCACATGCACGAGTTGCTGCTGTACCTCAACCGTCGCGGTGCGGCCACCTTCATGACCGTCGCCCAACATGGATTGGTCGGTGATATGCAAGCACCGGTCGACATCACCTACCTGGCCGACACGGTGATTCTGCTGCGTTACTTCGAGGCGTTGGGCAAGGTTCGCCGTGCTATTTCAATCATCAAGAAACGCACTGGCTCCCATGAGTCGACGATTCGCGAATATCGCATCGGCAGCCGTGGCCTGACCGTCGGCGAACCCTTGGATAACTTCCAGGGCGTGTTGCGCGGCATCCCAACGTACATGGGCGCCGGCTCCCCTTTGCTCAAGGATGAGGGATAG
- a CDS encoding enoyl-CoA hydratase/isomerase family protein, protein MTAQVSSEASRADTPQEEVLADVRNHIGHLTLNRPAGLNAITLDMVRRLTRQLQAWSDDPSVYAVVLRGAGDKAFCAGGDIRSLYDSFKNGDTLHEDFFVEEYALDLAIHHYRKPVLALMDGFVLGGGMGLVQGADLRVVTERSRLGMPEVAIGYFPDVGGSYFLSRIPGELGIYLGVTGVQIRAADALYCGLADWYLDSARLAELDQKLDHLHWHDSPLKDLQGMLAKLAVQQLPDAPLAILRPAIDHFFALPDAPSIVEQLQAVTVADSHEWALNTAQLMQTRSPLAMAVTLQMLRKGRRLSLEQCFALELHLDRQWFKRGDLIEGVRALIIDKDKTPRWNPPTLHGLAAAHVESFFQQFEQIAR, encoded by the coding sequence ATGACTGCTCAGGTTTCATCCGAAGCAAGCCGTGCCGATACACCTCAGGAAGAGGTGCTGGCCGACGTCCGCAACCATATCGGCCACCTCACCCTCAACCGCCCCGCCGGTCTGAACGCCATTACCCTGGACATGGTGCGCCGCCTGACCCGGCAACTGCAGGCCTGGTCAGACGACCCATCGGTCTACGCCGTGGTCCTGCGCGGTGCTGGCGACAAGGCCTTTTGTGCTGGCGGCGATATCCGCTCTCTCTACGACAGCTTCAAGAACGGCGACACCCTCCACGAAGACTTCTTCGTCGAGGAGTACGCCCTAGACCTCGCCATCCACCACTACCGTAAACCCGTACTGGCGCTGATGGATGGGTTTGTCCTGGGCGGCGGCATGGGCCTCGTACAAGGTGCGGATCTACGCGTTGTCACTGAGCGCAGCCGCCTGGGTATGCCGGAAGTAGCTATCGGTTACTTCCCAGACGTGGGCGGCAGCTACTTCCTGTCACGCATTCCCGGCGAACTGGGGATTTACCTCGGCGTCACCGGGGTGCAGATCCGCGCAGCCGATGCACTGTATTGTGGGTTGGCAGACTGGTACCTCGACAGCGCCAGGCTGGCCGAGCTGGACCAGAAGCTCGACCACCTGCACTGGCACGACTCCCCCCTCAAGGACTTGCAAGGCATGCTGGCGAAGCTGGCGGTGCAGCAACTGCCCGATGCGCCGCTGGCGATCTTGCGCCCGGCGATCGACCACTTCTTTGCATTGCCGGATGCCCCTAGCATCGTCGAGCAATTGCAGGCCGTCACGGTCGCTGATAGCCATGAATGGGCACTCAACACGGCCCAACTGATGCAGACCCGCTCCCCCCTGGCTATGGCTGTCACCCTGCAAATGCTGCGCAAGGGCCGCCGTCTTTCACTGGAGCAGTGTTTTGCCCTGGAACTGCACCTGGACCGCCAGTGGTTCAAGCGCGGCGACCTGATCGAAGGCGTACGTGCCCTGATCATCGACAAAGACAAGACCCCACGCTGGAACCCGCCCACCCTGCATGGGTTGGCGGCTGCCCATGTCGAGAGCTTCTTCCAACAGTTCGAGCAGATTGCGAGATAA
- a CDS encoding SDR family NAD(P)-dependent oxidoreductase, which translates to MQIQNKVFLVSGGASGLGAATADMLVAAGAKVMLVDLNADAVAAKAAQLGDNARSTVADISQEAAAEAAVQATVTAFGGLHGLVNCAGVVRGEKILGKNGPHALASFAQVINVNLIGSFNLLRLAAAAIAETQANADGERGVIINTASVAAFDGQIGQAAYAASKGAIASLTLPAARELARFGIRVMTIAPGIFETPMMAGMTPEVRDSLAAGVPFPPRLGKPAEYAALVRHIIENSMLNGEVIRLDGALRMAAK; encoded by the coding sequence ATGCAGATTCAGAACAAGGTTTTTTTGGTCAGCGGCGGCGCCTCAGGCCTCGGCGCGGCCACTGCTGACATGCTGGTAGCTGCCGGTGCAAAGGTGATGCTGGTGGATTTGAATGCCGACGCAGTGGCAGCCAAAGCCGCGCAATTGGGTGACAACGCGCGCAGCACAGTGGCTGATATCAGCCAGGAAGCCGCTGCTGAGGCCGCAGTGCAGGCCACGGTTACCGCCTTTGGCGGTTTGCACGGGCTGGTTAACTGCGCAGGCGTGGTACGTGGCGAGAAAATCCTCGGAAAGAACGGGCCCCACGCGCTGGCGAGCTTTGCCCAGGTGATCAATGTCAATTTGATCGGCAGCTTCAACTTGTTGCGCCTGGCCGCTGCGGCCATCGCTGAAACTCAAGCGAATGCCGACGGTGAGCGCGGCGTGATCATCAATACCGCCTCCGTGGCGGCGTTCGACGGGCAGATTGGGCAAGCGGCGTATGCCGCGTCCAAAGGCGCGATTGCCAGCCTGACACTGCCTGCTGCGCGTGAGCTGGCGCGCTTCGGTATTCGGGTCATGACAATCGCCCCAGGTATTTTCGAAACCCCGATGATGGCCGGCATGACCCCCGAGGTGCGCGACTCCCTCGCCGCTGGCGTGCCATTCCCCCCACGCTTGGGCAAGCCCGCCGAATACGCTGCACTGGTACGCCATATCATCGAAAACAGCATGCTCAACGGCGAGGTGATCCGTCTCGACGGCGCCTTGCGTATGGCGGCCAAGTAA
- a CDS encoding acyl-CoA dehydrogenase family protein produces the protein MQDIEYTEEQVMIRDMARDFARGEIAPYAQAWEKAGWIDDNLVAKMGELGLLGMVVPEEWGGTYVDYVAYALAVEEISAGDGATGALMSIHNSVGCGPILNYGTTEQKETWLAELASGQAIGCFCLTEPQAGSEAHNLRTRAELRDGQWVINGAKQFVSNGKRAKLAIVFAVTDPDLGKKGISAFLVPTDTPGFVVDRTEHKMGIRASDTCAVTLNQCTVPAANLLGERGKGLAIALSNLEGGRIGIAAQALGIARAAFEAALAYARDRVQFDKAIIEHQSVANLLADMQTRLNAARLLILHAARLRSAGKPCLSEASQAKLFASEMAEKVCSSAMQIHGGYGYLEDYPVERYYRDARITQIYEGTSEIQRMVIARELKNYQL, from the coding sequence ATGCAAGACATTGAATACACAGAAGAACAAGTCATGATTCGCGACATGGCGCGTGACTTCGCCCGGGGCGAAATCGCCCCGTACGCGCAAGCCTGGGAAAAAGCCGGCTGGATCGACGACAACCTGGTGGCCAAGATGGGCGAACTGGGCCTGTTGGGCATGGTGGTGCCGGAAGAATGGGGGGGCACCTACGTCGATTACGTGGCTTACGCCCTGGCGGTGGAAGAAATTTCCGCAGGGGATGGCGCCACCGGCGCACTGATGAGTATCCACAATTCAGTGGGTTGCGGGCCAATCCTCAACTACGGCACAACAGAACAGAAAGAAACCTGGCTGGCCGAGCTTGCCAGCGGCCAGGCAATTGGTTGCTTCTGCCTCACCGAACCCCAGGCCGGCTCCGAAGCCCACAACCTGCGCACCCGCGCCGAACTGCGTGACGGCCAGTGGGTAATCAACGGCGCCAAGCAATTTGTGAGCAACGGCAAGCGCGCCAAACTTGCCATCGTGTTTGCTGTAACTGACCCGGACTTAGGCAAGAAGGGCATTTCCGCCTTCCTGGTGCCCACCGACACACCAGGCTTTGTTGTCGACCGTACCGAACACAAGATGGGTATTCGTGCTTCGGACACCTGCGCCGTCACCCTCAACCAATGCACGGTGCCTGCGGCCAACCTGCTGGGCGAGCGTGGCAAAGGCCTGGCAATTGCGCTGTCCAACCTCGAAGGCGGGCGCATCGGCATTGCGGCTCAGGCACTGGGCATCGCTCGCGCGGCGTTTGAAGCGGCGCTGGCCTATGCCCGTGACCGCGTGCAGTTCGACAAGGCAATTATCGAACACCAGAGCGTGGCCAACCTGCTGGCCGACATGCAAACCCGACTGAACGCGGCCCGCTTGCTGATCCTGCACGCCGCGCGCCTGCGCAGCGCCGGCAAGCCCTGCCTGTCGGAAGCGTCCCAGGCCAAGCTGTTTGCCTCGGAAATGGCGGAGAAGGTCTGTTCTTCAGCGATGCAGATACATGGCGGTTATGGATACTTGGAGGATTACCCGGTCGAGCGATACTACCGGGATGCGCGGATCACCCAGATCTACGAAGGGACCAGCGAGATTCAGCGGATGGTGATTGCCAGGGAGCTGAAGAACTACCAGCTCTGA
- a CDS encoding enoyl-CoA hydratase: protein MSYETILLEVQGRVGLITLNRPQALNALNAQLVSELNQALDGLEADPNIGCIVLTGSKKAFAAGADIKEMAELTYPQIYLDDLFSDSDRVANRRKPIIAAVNGFALGGGCELALMCDFILAGDGAKFGQPEINLGVLPGMGGTQRLTRAVGKAKAMEMCLTGRFIDAVEAERCGIVARIVPADELLEEALKVATLIAGKSVPISMMVKESVNRAFEVSLSEGVRFERRVFHAAFATLDQKEGMAAFVAKRAPEFKDK from the coding sequence ATGAGTTACGAAACCATTTTGCTCGAGGTCCAAGGCCGTGTCGGGCTGATTACCCTGAATCGCCCCCAAGCCCTGAATGCCCTGAACGCGCAACTGGTCAGCGAATTGAACCAGGCGCTGGACGGCCTGGAGGCCGACCCGAACATCGGTTGCATCGTGTTGACCGGCTCGAAGAAGGCCTTCGCCGCTGGAGCCGACATCAAGGAAATGGCCGAGCTGACTTACCCGCAGATCTACCTCGACGACCTGTTCAGCGACAGCGACCGCGTGGCCAACCGCCGCAAGCCGATCATTGCCGCCGTTAACGGCTTTGCCCTGGGCGGTGGGTGCGAATTGGCGCTGATGTGCGACTTCATCCTGGCGGGCGACGGCGCTAAGTTCGGCCAACCGGAAATCAACCTCGGCGTACTGCCGGGCATGGGCGGCACCCAGCGCCTGACCCGCGCCGTGGGCAAGGCCAAGGCCATGGAAATGTGCCTGACCGGGCGCTTTATCGACGCGGTGGAAGCCGAGCGTTGCGGGATCGTAGCGCGGATCGTGCCGGCCGATGAGTTGCTGGAAGAAGCGCTGAAAGTCGCCACTCTGATTGCCGGCAAGTCGGTGCCGATCAGCATGATGGTCAAGGAAAGCGTGAACCGTGCGTTTGAAGTAAGCCTGTCCGAAGGCGTGCGCTTTGAACGTCGGGTGTTCCATGCGGCGTTTGCGACGCTGGATCAGAAGGAAGGCATGGCCGCGTTTGTGGCCAAGCGTGCGCCGGAATTCAAAGACAAGTAA